Proteins encoded within one genomic window of Eurosta solidaginis isolate ZX-2024a chromosome 1, ASM4086904v1, whole genome shotgun sequence:
- the LOC137238728 gene encoding myb/SANT-like DNA-binding domain-containing protein 3, translating to MSDQKRASNFSSAEIDKLLLIVETKKCIMECKKTDRVSVDMKEKCWDEISLRFNAEFGTGRSKKVLKDKYSNLKKSLKKTKSEVRKSLYTTGGGPASSHTYSPSDEHLMRIAHDTQTSGRGSQYDGGHTMEDVHANSGEDFENEVVTEEGIVEVLEDCEDKEDVNVNWNKYTPSMLKSAKSAKLAPNLRQSSKSSWDDLAETKKIRAEKDLEMRIKEHDMNVRREEEGRPQRLLEHEQRMRHAEEEHQIRMKILKTDLQEKQLRLQSPKNDLEQL from the exons atgtcTGACCAGAAGCGCGCATCAAATTTTTCATCAGCAGAAATtgacaaattattattaattgtCGAAACAAAGAAATGCATTATGGAATGCAAAAAAACCGACCGCGTTAGTGTCGATATGAAGGAGAAGTGTTGGGATGAAATATCCCTTCGTTTCAATGCCGAGTTTGGTACGGGACGCTCGAAGAAAGTGCTGAAGGATAAATATagtaatttaaagaaatcgttaaaaaaaaccaaatcagAAGTGCGAAAATCCTTATATACTACTGGTGGAGGCCCAGCATCAAGCCATACATATTCTCCATCAGATGAGCATTTAATGCGTATAGCGCACGATACGCAAACAAGCGGTAGGGGATCGCAATACGATGGCGGCCACACTATGGAAGATG TTCATGCAAATAGTGGCGAAGATTTTGAAAACGAAGTAGTGACTGAGGAAGGGATAGTGGAAGTGTTAGAGGACTGCGAAGACAAGGAAG ATGTTAATGTAAACTGGAACAAATATACTCCTAGTATGCTTAAAAGCGCTAAAAGCGCCAAGCTGGCACCAAATTTAAGACAAAGCTCGAAGTCCAGCTGGGACGATTTGGCTGAAACCAAGAAAATACGCGCTGAAAAGGACTTGGAAATGCGTATAAAGGAACATGACATGAACGTTAGGCGGGAGGAAGAGGGACGTCCTCAACGGCTATTAGAGCATGAACAGCGAATGAGGCATGCAGAAGAAGAGCATCAAATCAGGATGAAGATTTTAAAAACTGATTTGCAAGAAAAACAACTACGTCTGCAAAGCCCAAAAAACGATTTGGAGCAGCTCTAG